A single genomic interval of Dysidea avara chromosome 8, odDysAvar1.4, whole genome shotgun sequence harbors:
- the LOC136263872 gene encoding uncharacterized protein: MPELTAEVLVHLNPLLNIQMLRRGYYHVRCSFLDKDQLLKFVEVRNVSNTSIIPAYPEAHVVDKEGISQTIFIEYEQQHFNLDNFFVFTFCLPLDKGYQTRLQTKLCMRLRLFHNEIDDCPTDISNFKFVCIRNVTLNIDWSKDYYEFVNVCFDFVNFAALGVFVNASLTGIDTEDTILPRPNASKKWVFSSQEPVTLTMSSFLFGGKGNSVSSGRASAYQVSVEDLSQARKLCDSVCELLLSAIDQVDSSAADEARALCIKDHSLPDDLMGLSTDDMLICCKEKLLFLGATLSKHWSINCALKAFNPSHCKHLMTSSHRRQVLFMLSSIVTHLPQLQGTRDYNREAATLRSNLTYPWPIQCVETQESGRTTTIIFEEFHRWDEMQPVYTQESFLDHSTPYLLPALHDDRVKPSDAAVHLIVCVHGLQGTPYDLQLYKAYLELAFPNVCFNFLLSMANEEDTFTDFNTMTDRLLQEFLSYMESCFSPTSHVSFIGSSLGNIVIRCLLTRPEMTPYLSRLHTFISICGPHLGTLHAGSLVGTGMWVMRKWFKSQSLLQLSLRDGSSPRDSFLYHLSLCPGFEYFKNVLLLGSHQDKYVPFHSARLQPYSGHDLISSEMIQSLLQPMQQAKVNLIRYNIDHPLALNSNSLIGRAAHIAMLDSMAFVEKFVIILCAKYFV, from the coding sequence ATGCCTGAACTGACAGCAGAGGTGCTGGTGCACCTCAATCCTTTATTGAACATTCAGATGTTGCGGAGGGGATATTACCACGTCCGGTGTTCGTTTCTCGACAAGGATCAGCTCTTAAAGTTTGTAGAGGTACGTAACGTTTCTAATACGAGCATAATTCCAGCGTACCCAGAAGCCCATGTTGTAGACAAAGAAGGTATTTCTCAAACTATTTTTATTGAATATGAACAACAGCATTTCAATTTGGATAACTTTTTCGTATTCACTTTTTGTCTTCCATTGGATAAAGGCTATCAAACTCGTCTCCAGACAAAATTGTGTATGAGGTTACgtttgtttcacaatgaaattGATGACTGTCCCACTGATATTTCAAATTTTAAGTTTGTATGTATTCGAAATGTTACACTAAACATTGATTGGAGCAAGGATTATTATGAGTTTGTTAACGTCTGTTTTGATTTTGTAAACTTTGCTGCTCTTGGTGTGTTTGTCAATGCCTCGTTGACAGGAATTGATACAGAAGATACAATTTTGCCCAGGCCAAATGCTTCAAAAAAGTGGGTATTCAGCTCTCAAGAGCCCGTAACTCTAACTATGAGTAGTTTTCTATTTGGTGGTAAAGGGAATAGCGTGTCATCTGGAAGAGCATCAGCATACCAGGTTTCTGTGGAGGATCTTAGTCAAGCACGAAAATTGTGTGACAGCGTTTGTGAACTGTTACTATCAGCAATAGACCAAGTAGATAGCAGTGCAGCTGATGAGGCTCGTGCATTATGCATCAAAGACCATTCTTTGCCAGATGATTTAATGGGGTTATCTACTGACGACATGCTAATATGTTGTAAAGAGAAGTTACTCTTTTTGGGAGCCACGTTGAGTAAACACTGGTCTATTAATTGTGCACTGAAGGCATTCAATCCATCGCACTGTAAGCATCTAATGACTTCATCACACAGACGACAGGTGTTATTCATGTTGAGTAGTATTGTTACCCATTTACCTCAACTTCAAGGAACCAGGGATTACAACCGTGAAGCTGCTACTTTAAGAAGCAATCTAACTTATCCATGGCCCATTCAGTGTGTTGAGACTCAAGAGAGTGGCCGTACTACCACAATCATATTTGAAGAATTTCATAGATGGGATGAAATGCAACCTGTGTATACACAAGAGTCTTTCCTTGATCATTCTACTCCATATCTCCTTCCTGCTCTGCATGATGATAGAGTCAAACCTTCTGATGCTGCCGTACATTTGATAGTGTGTGTTCATGGTCTTCAGGGGACCCCTTATGATTTGCAATTATACAAGGCTTATTTGGAGTTGGCATTCCCAAATGTGTGTTTCAATTTCTTATTGTCAATGGCAAATGAAGAGGACACATTTACTGACTTCAACACCATGACTGACCGACTGTTGCAAGAATTCCTTAGCTACATGGAGAGCTGTTTTTCACCAACATCTCATGTCAGCTTTATTGGTTCATCGCTCGGTAACATTGTGATCCGTTGTCTTCTTACTAGACCAGAAATGACACCATATTTATCACGGCTACACACATTCATTTCCATATGTGGACCACACTTGGGTACACTTCATGCTGGCAGTCTTGTTGGTACAGGAATGTGGGTGATGAGAAAATGGTTCAAGTCCCAGTCACTACTTCAGTTATCACTAAGAGATGGCTCGTCCCCGAGGGACTCCTTTTTGTATCACCTCAGCTTGTGTCCAGGATTTGAATATTTCAAGAATGTTCTCCTTTTGGGATCACACCAGGACAAATATGTACCATTTCATTCAGCACGTTTGCAGCCTTACTCAGGGCATGACCTAATCAGCTCTGAAATGATCCAGAGTTTGTTACAGCCAATGCAGCAGGCGAAGGTGAACCTCATCCGTTACAACATTGATCATCCTCTAGCACTGAACAGTAACTCTTTGATCGGCAGAGCTGCACATATTGCAATGCTAGACAGTATGGCATTTGTAGAGAAATTTGTTATAATTCTCTGTGCTAAATATTTTGTGTGA
- the LOC136263870 gene encoding DNA topoisomerase I, mitochondrial-like has translation MSFLFADATQVQSSKKTQEPSANSGDVLKKLSHNGTPKHKESKSRVDSKPAKPSSKSSSKAETPQKLAKPKSDVKKSSPPKPKPRPVISDSESEDEIPVPVKKRAVEPSASSEKSSIPKEVKASKPDVSKAKPKESVVIKEEPQTPVKQKEKSKSVKLESAAATPSSGRTEKVKKVTPSRKRKRSESSESDYEQEDSDDDFKAKKQKVTQKKVKGTPKEGAKKHVKKEIKKEVKQVPITKVKVEEKSKQSGTPKKKTEEEKEVWKWWEEGPRQDGVKWTTLEHKGPFFAPPYERLPDNIVLLYNGKPYPLSEAAEEVATFFAKMLEHDYTKKDVFVKNFWNDWRKEMTSKEAAHITDFKKCDFTQMHEYFKEKSEAKKQLTKEEKQKNKEEQAEIQEEYGWCLIDGHKEKIGNFKTEPPGLFRGRGEHPKQGMVKKRVQPEDVIINIGKKAVVPKPPPGHKWKTVQHDNKVTWLASWTDNIQGQIKYIMLNPTSRLKGEKDWAKYETARKLKGCVDQIRKQYKEDWKSKEMRIRQRSVAVYFIDKLALRAGNEKDSDETADTVGCCSLRVEHLKLYEELDGQNNVIEFDFLGKDSIRYYNKVTVDPQVFKNVKLFMKGKEPGDDLFDRLNTTTLNKHLSELMEGLTAKVFRTYNASKTLQEQLELLTSPDEIVTAKMLSYNRANRAVAVLCNHQRAIPKAFDKQMGNLQAKIEAKEEAILEAEGELKDLKKEARSNSSAHKKVEAKKKQIERLQDQLQKLELQATDKEENKDIALGTSKLNYLDPRISVGWCKKWEVPVEKVYNKTQREKFAWAIDMADETFVF, from the exons ATG AGTTTCTTATTTGCGGATGCCACTCAG GTCCAATCTTCCAAAAAGACTCAAGAACCATCAGCAAACTCAGGAGATG TACTGAAAAAGCTGAGTCATAACGGAACTCCGAAGCACAAAGAATCAAAGTCGCGTGTGGACAGCAAGCCAGCAAAGCCGTCCTCAAAGTCAAGCAGTAAAGCTGAAACTCCGCAGAAGCTGGCAAAGCCAAAATCGGATGTCAAGAAATCTTCACCACCAAAGCCCAAGCCAAGG CCAGTGATATCAGATTCAGAAAGTGAAGACGAAATCCCTGTG CCAGTTAAAAA GAGAGCTGTTGAACCAAGTGCTTCCAGTGAGAAGAGCAGTATTCCTAAAGAAGTCAAGGCATCAAAGCCAGATGTTAGCAAGGCTAAACCCAAAGAAAGTGTAGTGATTAAGGAAGAGCCTCAAACACCAGTGAAACAAAAAGAGAAATCTAAATCA GTAAAACTTGAATCAGCTGCTGCTACTCCATCCAGTGGCAGAACAGAGAAGGTTAAGAAGGTTACACCAAGCAGGAAG AGGAAAAGATCTGAATCATCAGAGTCAGACTATGAACAAGAAGACAGTGATGATGACTTTAAG GCTAAGAAGCAGAAAGTAACTCAGAAAAAGGTAAAGGGAACTCCAAAAGAAG GAGCCAAGAAACATGTCAAAAAGGAAATCAAAAAAGAAGTCAAACAAGTACCCATCACTAAAGTGAAGGTTGAAGAG AAATCCAAGCAGTCGGGTACTCCAAAGAAGAAAACTGAAGAAGAGAAGGAGGTGTGGAAATGGTGGGAAGAGGGACCACGTCAAGATGGTGTCAAGTGGACAacactggaacacaaaggaccCTTCTTTGCTCCACCTTATGAACGACTACCTGACAACATCGTACTCTTATATAATGGGAAACCATATCCTCTATCCGAGGCTGCTGAGGAG GTGGCAACTTTCTTTGCTAAGATGCTTGAACATGACTACACAAAGAAGGATGTGTTTGTGAAGAACTTCTGGAATGACTGGAGGAAG GAAATGACTTCTAAAGAGGCAGCCCATATTACTGACTTTAAGAAGTGCGACTTCACTCAGATGCATGAGTACTTTAAAGAGAAGTCTGAAGCCAAGAAACAGCTGACCAAAGAAGAAAAACAA AAAAACAAGGAAGAACAGGCTGAGATACAGGAGGAATATGGATGGTGTTTGATTGATGGACACAA GGAAAAGATTGGCAACTTCAAGACAGAACCTCCAGGCTTGTTTAGAGGTCGTGGTGAGCATCCCAAACAAGGCATGGTAAAG AAACGAGTCCAGCCAGAAGATGTGATTATTAACATTGGAAA GAAAGCTGTAGTACCCAAACCACCTCCTGGACACAAGTGGAAGACTGTGCAACATGACAACAAG GTAACTTGGCTTGCTAGTTGGACAGACAACATTCAAGGACAGATCAAGTATATCATGTTGAATCCAACATCACGACTAAAG gGTGAGAAGGACTGGGCTAAGTATGAGACTGCTCGTAAACTGAAGGGTTGTGTGGACCAGATCAGAAAACAGTACAAAGAAGACTGGAAGTCCAAGGAAATGAGAATAAGACAACG TTCTGTGGCTGTGTACTTCATCGACAAGTTGGCACTGAGAGCTGGGAATGAAAAAGATTCTGATGAAACTGCTGATACAGTTGGTTGCTGTTCACTACGAGTAGAACATTTGA AGTTATATGAGGAGTTGGATGGTCAGAATAATGTAATAGAGTTTGATTTCCTCGGCAAGGACTCCATCAGGTACTACAACAAAGTCACCGTTGATCCACAAGTGTTCAAGAATGTCAAACTGTTCATGAAAGGCAAAGAACCAGGAGATGATTTGTTTGACCGCTTGAAT ACTACTACTCTAAACAAACACTTGTCAGAACTGATGGAAGGACTAACAGCTAAG GTGTTCCGTACTTACAATGCCTCCAAGACACTGCAAGAACAATTAGAATTGCTCACTAGCC CTGACGAGATTGTCACTGCAAAGATGTTGTCATACAATAGAGCTAACAGAGCTGTAGCAGTTTTGTGTAACCATCAG CGCGCTATAcctaaagcttttgataaacAAATGGGCAACCTTCAAGCTAAG ATTGAGGCTAAGGAGGAAGCTATTCTTGAGGCTGAGGGAGAGTTAAAGGATCTTAAGAAAGAAGCAAGGTCAAATTCTTCAGCTCACAA AAAAGTCGAGGCTAAGAAGAAACAGATCGAACGATTGCAAGACCAGCTACAAAAGCTTGAACTACAAGCAACAGATAAG GAGGAAAACAAAGATATAGCCCTGGGGACGTCCAAGTTGAACTACCTTGACCCAAGGATATCAGTTGGGTG GTGTAAAAAGTGGGAGGTGCCTGTAGAAAAAGTTTACAACAAGACACAGCGAGAAAAATTTGCTTGGGCAATCGACATGGCTGATGAGACTTTTGTCTTCTAA